The following proteins come from a genomic window of Drosophila sulfurigaster albostrigata strain 15112-1811.04 chromosome X, ASM2355843v2, whole genome shotgun sequence:
- the LOC133848501 gene encoding sperm flagellar protein 1-like isoform X1, which yields MRRGRNASKKTALTAMEQYELNQWLEQNEIHSNNLRRSFTDVLPLARLLSRYYPDLIDLNYYPPRNSVHNKLCNWESFNKRVLTRLGLHLSRDQMVRVARSVPGSVDLLLYSIMRVQLAAERKAREAKDSSADDEDNATEAEAEAAARQQLQLQQQQSDSQQLLERDIDAQRPRTLKQAQAVLRRSERAQSATSATMRRQSQSQSQAEELVATGAQQRGEQQQHPQQQQQQRTVLYSHYMQAVKQLQQRNDKIERFNQLSAHLENMLQLKCERIDELQQQVARLNPHAPHPPADSAQRTAETSGNNNNNNKHKNNTQHKRCMRLKKRATTRRTIQALTDRIRIPGFGFAAAAFPLKLTPNT from the exons ATGCGGAGGGGGCGCAACGCAAGCAAAAAGACTGCACTCACTGCGATGGAGCAATACGAGTTGAATCAATGGCTCGAACAGAATGAAATCCATTCGAATAATTTGCGACGTTCGTTCACGGATGTGCTGCCATTGGCGCGTCTCCTATCGCGTTACTATCCCGATCTGATCGATCTCAACTATTATCCGCCACGGAACAGTGTGCACAATAAACTCTGCAACTGGGAGTCGTTCAATAAGCGTGTCTTAACCCGACTCGGTCTCCATTTGTCGCGCGATCAAATGGTGCGTGTGGCACGCAGTGTTCCCGGCTCCGTGGATTTGCTGCTCTACAGCATTATGCGTGTGCAGCTGGCGGCGGAGCGAAAGGCCCGTGAGGCCAAAGATAGCAGTGCCGATGATGAGGACAATGCGACTGAAGCTGAGGCAGAAGCAGCCGCTCgacagcagttgcagttgcaacagcagcagtcagaTAGCCAGCAATTGCTGGAG AGGGACATCGATGCGCAACGTCCGCGCACTTTGAAACAGGCGCAGGCGGTCTTGAGGCGTTCGGAGCGTGCTCAAAGTGCGACAAGTGCGACAATGCGACGCcagagtcaaagtcaaagccagGCTGAGGAGTTGGTGGCAACAGGTGCACAGCAAAGAggtgaacaacaacaacatccacaacaacaacaacaacaacgaacggTACTTTATTCCCATTACATGCAGGCCGtcaagcagctgcagcaaagaAACGATAAAATCGAACGCTTCAATCAGTTGAGCGCCCATCTGGAGAATATGCTGCAATTGAAGTGCGAACGCATCGAtgagctgcaacagcaggTGGCCCGCCTCAATCCTCATGCTCCTCATCCACCAGCTGATTCAGCACAGCGGACAGCAGAAACttctggcaacaacaacaacaacaacaagcacaaaaacaacacgcAACATAAGCGTTGCATGCGTCTCAAGAAACGCGCCACAACGAGACGCACAATTCAAGCATTGACCGACAGAATTCGTATTCcgggctttggctttgctgctgctgcgtttccGCTCAAATTGACACCAAACACTTGA
- the LOC133848501 gene encoding sperm flagellar protein 1-like isoform X2 yields the protein MRRGRNASKKTALTAMEQYELNQWLEQNEIHSNNLRRSFTDVLPLARLLSRYYPDLIDLNYYPPRNSVHNKLCNWESFNKRVLTRLGLHLSRDQMVRVARSVPGSVDLLLYSIMRVQLAAERKAREAKDSSADDEDNATEAEAEAAARQQLQLQQQQSDSQQLLERDIDAQRPRTLKQAQAVLRRSERAQSATSATMRRQSQSQSQAEELVATGAQQRGRQAAAAKKR from the exons ATGCGGAGGGGGCGCAACGCAAGCAAAAAGACTGCACTCACTGCGATGGAGCAATACGAGTTGAATCAATGGCTCGAACAGAATGAAATCCATTCGAATAATTTGCGACGTTCGTTCACGGATGTGCTGCCATTGGCGCGTCTCCTATCGCGTTACTATCCCGATCTGATCGATCTCAACTATTATCCGCCACGGAACAGTGTGCACAATAAACTCTGCAACTGGGAGTCGTTCAATAAGCGTGTCTTAACCCGACTCGGTCTCCATTTGTCGCGCGATCAAATGGTGCGTGTGGCACGCAGTGTTCCCGGCTCCGTGGATTTGCTGCTCTACAGCATTATGCGTGTGCAGCTGGCGGCGGAGCGAAAGGCCCGTGAGGCCAAAGATAGCAGTGCCGATGATGAGGACAATGCGACTGAAGCTGAGGCAGAAGCAGCCGCTCgacagcagttgcagttgcaacagcagcagtcagaTAGCCAGCAATTGCTGGAG AGGGACATCGATGCGCAACGTCCGCGCACTTTGAAACAGGCGCAGGCGGTCTTGAGGCGTTCGGAGCGTGCTCAAAGTGCGACAAGTGCGACAATGCGACGCcagagtcaaagtcaaagccagGCTGAGGAGTTGGTGGCAACAGGTGCACAGCAAAGAg GCCGtcaagcagctgcagcaaagaAACGATAA
- the LOC133848834 gene encoding sperm flagellar protein 1-like — protein MHTISNKTLSNEEIVDVHKWLQHNDINTSRLRRDFSDVLPLAEMMKRDHPRLIDLNNFPKRSSVQLKIANWETFNYKVLAKFNLNLSREFMEQLSTGAHGAAEVMLHEIMRLKKRQRVVETRNAILAQEQIWEENDEVKTVVVNKQVGDGIVQVPQKMILYSLYEKMARDNLAKEAIIDANQKRLAHMENIIKVKTERIEELLMQMGKSPVKLCSSSQHLASTSMLSYEALGTCLRKRHTNTPASSD, from the coding sequence ATGCACACCATAAGCAACAAGACGCTGAGCAACGAGGAGATTGTCGATGTGCACAAATGGCTGCAACATAACGACATCAATACATCACGATTGCGTCGCGATTTCTCCGATGTTTTGCCCCTCGCCGAGATGATGAAACGCGATCACCCGCGACTGATCGATCTCAACAATTTCCCAAAGCGAAGCAGCGTTCAATTGAAGATCGCCAATTGGGAGACATTCAACTACAAGGTGTTGGCCAAATTCAATCTGAATTTGAGTCGTGAGTTCATGGAGCAATTATCAACCGGAGCACACGGAGCCGCGGAAGTGATGTTGCATGAGATAATGCGATTGAAGAAACGCCAACGTGTGGTGGAGACACGGAATGCGATCTTGGCCCAAGAGCAGATCTGGGAGGAGAATGATGAGGTGAAAACGGTGGTGGTCAATAAACAGGTGGGCGATGGCATCGTTCAGGTGCCACAAAAGATGATTCTCTATTCGCTGTACGAGAAGATGGCACGTGATAATTTAGCCAAAGAGGCGATCATCGATGCGAATCAAAAGCGTTTGGCCCACATGGAGAACATCATCAAGGTGAAGACGGAACGCATCGAAGAGTTGCTTATGCAAATGGGTAAATCACCGGTGAAGCTCTGCAGCAGTTCACAACATTTGGCATCCACCTCGATGCTCAGCTACGAGGCCCTTGGCACTTGTCTACGCAAACGGCATACGAATACACCAGCGTCATCTGATTGA